One window of Bos indicus isolate NIAB-ARS_2022 breed Sahiwal x Tharparkar chromosome 18, NIAB-ARS_B.indTharparkar_mat_pri_1.0, whole genome shotgun sequence genomic DNA carries:
- the SERTAD1 gene encoding SERTA domain-containing protein 1, with amino-acid sequence MMLSKGLKRKREEEEEEKETLAVDAWWLDPSHSAVAQGPPAVASSSLFDLSVLKLHHSLRQSEPDLRHLVLVVNTLRRIQASMAPTAALPPVPTPPTAPSVADNLLASSDAALSASMASLLEDLSHIEGLSQAPQPLVDEGPLGRSAGGASPSLGALDLLGPATGCLLDDGLEGLFEDIDTSMYDSELWAPVSEGHKSSPEDGPGKEVGPDLDEAELDYLMDVLVGTQALERPPGPGR; translated from the coding sequence ATGATGCTGAGCAAGGGCCTGAAGCGAaagcgggaggaggaggaggaggagaaggaaacccTGGCAGTGGACGCCTGGTGGCTGGATCCCAGCCACTCAGCAGTAGCTCAGGGACCCCCAGCCGTGGCCTCCAGTTCTCTCTTTGACCTTTCGGTGCTCAAGCTCCATCATAGCCTGCGGCAGAGTGAGCCGGACCTGCGGCACCTGGTGCTGGTAGTGAACACACTGCGGCGAATCCAGGCATCCATGGCACCCACGGCTGCCCTGCCACCTGTGCCCACCCCACCCACAGCCCCCAGCGTGGCTGACAACCTGCTGGCCAGCTCTGATGCTGCCCTCTCAGCCTCCATGGCCAGCCTCCTGGAGGACCTCAGCCATATTGAGGGCCTGAGCCAGGCCCCACAGCCCCTGGTAGATGAGGGGCCACTAGGCCGCTCTGCCGGGGGAGCCTCACCCAGCCTGGGCGCCTTGGACCTGCTGGGCCCAGCCACTGGCTGTCTGCTGGACGATGGGCTCGAGGGCCTGTTTGAGGACATTGACACATCCATGTATGACAGTGAACTCTGGGCACCAGTCTCTGAGGGCCACAAATCCAGCCCTGAAGATGGACCAGGCAAGGAGGTAGGTCCAGATCTGGACGAGGCTGAGCTGGACTACCTCATGGACGTGCTGGTGGGCACACAGGCGCTGGAACGACCACCAGGGCCGGGGCGTTGA
- the SERTAD3 gene encoding SERTA domain-containing protein 3: protein MVGGLKRKHSDLEEEEEDEKWDWSPAGLRSYQQALLRISLDKVQRSLGPRAPSLRRHVLIHNTLQQLQAALCLTPAPALPPEPLFLGEEDFSLSATIGSILRELETSMDETEPPQNPAAPPSPQNEVLPQPDPVFLEALSSRYLGDSGLDDFFLDIDTSAVEKEPAVAPPEPPHNLFCAPGSWEWNELDHIMEIILGS, encoded by the coding sequence ATGGTAGGAGGCTTGAAGAGGAAGCACTCAGAtctggaggaagaagaagaggatgagaagTGGGACTGGAGTCCAGCAGGCCTGCGGAGCTACCAGCAAGCCCTGCTCCGCATCTCCCTAGACAAAGTCCAGCGAAGTCTAGGCCCCCGAGCACCCAGCCTTCGCAGGCACGTCCTCATCCACAACACCCTCCAGCAGCTCCAAGCGGCGCTTTGCCTGACTCCTGCACCTGCCCTGCCCCCGGAGCCCCTCTTCCTGGGCGAGGAGGACTTCTCGCTGTCGGCAACCATTGGCTCTATTCTCCGGGAGCTGGAGACCTCCATGGATGAGACCGAGCCACCTCAGAATCCAGCAGCTCCCCCAAGCCCCCAGAATGAAGTGCTTCCCCAGCCCGATCCAGTCTTCTTAGAAGCTCTGAGCTCCCGGTACCTGGGGGACTCAGGCCTGGATGACTTCTTCCTGGACATCGACACATCCGCAGTGGAGAAGGAGCCTGCAGTGGCCCCACCAGAACCTCCTCACAACCTTTTTTGTGCCCCAGGGTCCTGGGAATGGAATGAACTAGATCACATCATGGAAATCATTCTGGGATCCTAA